One part of the Quercus lobata isolate SW786 chromosome 7, ValleyOak3.0 Primary Assembly, whole genome shotgun sequence genome encodes these proteins:
- the LOC115953687 gene encoding WRKY DNA-binding transcription factor 70 has product MECTWPESIPSSKKTASAIEELVQGRDIANQLRSLLNKSAGDNNNNNNNKAAPAEDLVLKILKSFTNSLSILNNADSDEVSQIQANTHVTNWNGGPKSSESSEETSRSTAHKDRRGCYKRRKTAQSWTKETPSLTDDGYAWRKYGQKVILNAKFPRHYYRCTHKHDQGCLATKHVQRIHDDPPKYRSTYIGHHTCRNRNFLKGPELFLDSSPPSDSSVLLSFDNSTITNKQDSPFFTSFQPSIKQEYKEEILSDHNDIAHIQSSSSDYLVSPDRTVAFESLAHMSVLSSTLDSDNGDVISGDMMGSVEFGDDFLIDDFP; this is encoded by the exons ATGGAGTGTACTTGGCCTGAGAGCATACCTTCTAGCAAGAAAACGGCGTCGGCAATAGAAGAGCTTGTTCAAGGCCGTGATATTGCAAATCAGCTCCGTTCTTTGCTTAATAAGTCAGCTGgagacaacaacaacaacaacaacaacaaggcAGCTCCAGCTGAAGATCTTGTTCTGAAAATCTTGAAGTCCTTTACTAATAGCCTCTCGATATTGAACAACGCTGATTCTGATGAGGTGTCTCAAATTCAGGCCAATACCCATGTCACCAATTGGAATGGTGGCCCCAAGTCATCAGAATCTTCAGAAGAAACTTCCAGGAGTACAGCACACAAGGATCGGAGAGGCTGTTATAAGAGAAG GAAGACAGCTCAGTCGTGGACAAAAGAAACCCCTAGTCTGACAGATGACGGCTATGCGTGGAGAAAATATGGACAAAAAGTAATCCTTAATGCCAAATTCCCAAG GCATTACTATAGGTGCACTCATAAACATGATCAAGGGTGCCTAGCAACCAAACATGTGCAAAGAATCCATGATGATCCACCGAAGTATAGGAGCACATATATAGGCCATCACACATGCAGAAACAGAAACTTCCTAAAAGGCCCTGAATTGTTCTTGGATTCTTCTCCACCTAGTGACTCTTCCGTGCTACTAAGTTTTGACAACTCCACTATCACCAACAAACAAGACAGCCCCTTTTTCACATCCTTCCAACCCTCCATAAAGCAGGAATACAAGGAAGAGATTCTTAGTGATCATAATGATATTGCTCACATCCAATCATCATCGTCTGATTATCTCGTTTCCCCAGATCGAACTGTGGCATTTGAATCACTCGCCCACATGTCTGTCTTATCATCAACATTGGACTCTGACAATGGGGATGTGATTTCTGGGGATATGATGGGTTCGGTTGAATTTGGCGATGATTTTTTGATAGATGATTTTCCTTAG